The following are encoded together in the Caretta caretta isolate rCarCar2 chromosome 17, rCarCar1.hap1, whole genome shotgun sequence genome:
- the LOC125623917 gene encoding uroplakin-3b isoform X2, producing the protein MSLLLALLLLATTTCTARGQVLTIDYEPAITLLALEGNITSSTFVLEQPRCVFNQTVSDTDEIWLVVSLSRAISSFTRPTSLQSLPAFQQFPENPNYMTMGTSSLNYPCEKSSGQITVLRVGNETGCVLDTSRPDCNGPLPGPGPYRVKFLAMSPATGPKAETKWSAPITLKTGKDPAPIDTWPRRHSAGMIVITTILSILLAILLACFITALVYGCLDLSERAEIMGKQDSVTVKRYNTHHIYDQPASKN; encoded by the exons atgtccctcctgctggcacTACTCCTGCTGGCCACCACCACCTGCACCGCGAGAGGCCAAG TCCTCACCATTGACTATGAGCCTGCAATCACTCTCCTGGCGCTGGAAGGGAACATCACTTCTTCCACCTTCGTCCTGGAGCAGCCCCGCTGTGTCTTCAACCAGACTGTTAGCGACACTGATGAGATCTGGTTGGTGGTTTCCCTCAGTCGCG CGATATCCAGTTTCACCAGACCCACCTCCCTGCAAAGCCTCCCTGCCTTCCAGCAGTTCCCAGAGAATCCCAATTACATGACCATGGGCACCTCCTCCTTAAACTACCCATGTGAAAAGAGCTCGGGCCAGATCACGGTGCTGCGCGTCGGGAACGAAACCGGGTGTGTTTTGGACACATCAAGACCAGATTGCAATGGCCCCCTGCCTGGCCCAGGGCCCTACAG AGTGAAGTTCCTTGCAATGAGTCCTGCAACTGGCCCCAAGGCCGAGACAAAATGGTCAGCCCCGATCACGCTGAAAACAG GGAAGGACCCTGCCCCCATTGACACCTGGCCCAGAAGGCACAGCGCTGGTATGATTGTCATCACCACCATCCTCTCCATCCTCCTGGCCATCCTGCTGGCCTGCTTTATCACCGCGCTGGTCTATGGATG TTTGGACCTTTCCGAGCGCGCGGAGATAATGGGCAAGCAGGACTCGGTGACAGTGAAGCGATACAACACCCACCATATCTACGACCAGCCTGCTTCCAAGAACTGA
- the LOC125623917 gene encoding uroplakin-3b isoform X1 codes for MSLLLALLLLATTTCTARGQVLTIDYEPAITLLALEGNITSSTFVLEQPRCVFNQTVSDTDEIWLVVSLSRAISSFTRPTSLQSLPAFQQFPENPNYMTMGTSSLNYPCEKSSGQITVLRVGNETGCVLDTSRPDCNGPLPGPGPYRVKFLAMSPATGPKAETKWSAPITLKTGKDPAPIDTWPRRHSAGMIVITTILSILLAILLACFITALVYGCSLDLSERAEIMGKQDSVTVKRYNTHHIYDQPASKN; via the exons atgtccctcctgctggcacTACTCCTGCTGGCCACCACCACCTGCACCGCGAGAGGCCAAG TCCTCACCATTGACTATGAGCCTGCAATCACTCTCCTGGCGCTGGAAGGGAACATCACTTCTTCCACCTTCGTCCTGGAGCAGCCCCGCTGTGTCTTCAACCAGACTGTTAGCGACACTGATGAGATCTGGTTGGTGGTTTCCCTCAGTCGCG CGATATCCAGTTTCACCAGACCCACCTCCCTGCAAAGCCTCCCTGCCTTCCAGCAGTTCCCAGAGAATCCCAATTACATGACCATGGGCACCTCCTCCTTAAACTACCCATGTGAAAAGAGCTCGGGCCAGATCACGGTGCTGCGCGTCGGGAACGAAACCGGGTGTGTTTTGGACACATCAAGACCAGATTGCAATGGCCCCCTGCCTGGCCCAGGGCCCTACAG AGTGAAGTTCCTTGCAATGAGTCCTGCAACTGGCCCCAAGGCCGAGACAAAATGGTCAGCCCCGATCACGCTGAAAACAG GGAAGGACCCTGCCCCCATTGACACCTGGCCCAGAAGGCACAGCGCTGGTATGATTGTCATCACCACCATCCTCTCCATCCTCCTGGCCATCCTGCTGGCCTGCTTTATCACCGCGCTGGTCTATGGATG CAGTTTGGACCTTTCCGAGCGCGCGGAGATAATGGGCAAGCAGGACTCGGTGACAGTGAAGCGATACAACACCCACCATATCTACGACCAGCCTGCTTCCAAGAACTGA